In Ilumatobacter fluminis, the following proteins share a genomic window:
- a CDS encoding malate dehydrogenase, translated as MTSPVRVAVTGAAGQIGYSLLFRIASGSMLGPDTPVALQLLEITPALGALEGVKMELDDSAFPLLTEIVCTDDADVAFGDADVALLVGAMPRKAGMERADLLSANGGIFKPQGEALSRSAKRDVKVLVVGNPANTNALIAQQNAKDLDPGRFTAMTRLDHNRAMTQVAQKLGTPVTDVKKMTIWGNHSATQYPDLFHCEVGGKNAYEAVNDHEWVDGTFIPTVQKRGAAIIDARGASSAASAASAAVDHIRSWTLGTPEGDWVSMAIPSDGSYGVPEGIISSFPCTCTDGKYEIVQGLDIDDYSRGKIDASAAELVGERDAVSELGLI; from the coding sequence ATGACGTCACCAGTTCGTGTTGCTGTGACCGGCGCCGCCGGTCAGATCGGTTACTCCCTCCTGTTCCGGATCGCCTCCGGGTCGATGCTCGGCCCCGACACGCCGGTCGCCCTCCAGCTCCTCGAGATCACGCCGGCGCTCGGCGCGCTCGAGGGCGTGAAGATGGAGCTCGACGACTCGGCGTTCCCGCTCCTCACCGAGATCGTCTGCACCGACGACGCCGACGTGGCATTCGGCGACGCCGACGTGGCACTGCTCGTCGGCGCCATGCCGCGCAAGGCCGGCATGGAGCGCGCCGACCTCCTCTCCGCCAACGGTGGCATCTTCAAGCCGCAGGGTGAGGCGCTGTCCCGCTCGGCCAAGCGTGACGTCAAGGTGCTCGTGGTCGGCAACCCGGCCAACACCAACGCCCTGATCGCACAGCAGAACGCCAAGGATCTCGATCCCGGCCGGTTCACCGCCATGACGCGTCTCGACCACAACCGCGCGATGACCCAGGTCGCCCAGAAGCTCGGCACGCCGGTCACCGACGTGAAGAAGATGACGATCTGGGGCAACCACTCGGCGACCCAGTACCCCGACCTGTTCCACTGCGAGGTCGGCGGCAAGAACGCCTACGAGGCCGTCAACGACCACGAGTGGGTCGACGGCACGTTCATCCCGACCGTGCAGAAGCGCGGCGCCGCCATCATCGACGCCCGTGGCGCCTCGTCGGCTGCGTCGGCCGCCAGCGCTGCGGTCGACCACATCCGCTCCTGGACGCTCGGCACGCCCGAGGGTGACTGGGTGTCGATGGCGATCCCGTCCGACGGCAGCTACGGCGTGCCCGAGGGCATCATCTCGTCGTTCCCGTGCACCTGCACCGATGGCAAGTACGAGATCGTGCAGGGCCTCGACATCGACGACTACAGCCGCGGCAAGATCGACGCCTCGGCGGCCGAACTCGTCGGTGAGCGCGACGCGGTCAGCGAACTCGGCCTGATCTGA